Proteins from a genomic interval of Chelonoidis abingdonii isolate Lonesome George chromosome 7, CheloAbing_2.0, whole genome shotgun sequence:
- the LOC116827579 gene encoding protein FAM78B yields the protein MNDNFYPSVTWAVPVSDSNVPLLTRIKRDQSFTTWLVAMNMTTKEKIILQTIKWRMRVDIEVDPLQLLGQRARLVGRTHQEQPRILSRMEPIPPNALVKPNANDAQVLMWRPKRGQPLIVIPPK from the coding sequence ATGAATGACAATTTTTACCCCAGCGTGACGTGGGCTGTCCCTGTGAGTGACAGCAATGTGCCCCTGTTGACCAGGATTAAGAGGGATCAAAGCTTTACTACGTGGCTAGTAGCCATGAATATGACCACCAAGGAGAAGATCATCCTGCAGACTATAAAGTGGAGGATGCGTGTTGACATTGAAGTGGATCCTTtgcagctcctggggcagcgagCACGACTAGTGGGAAGGACTCATCAGGAGCAGCCCCGGATTCTGAGCCGAATGGAACCCATCCCGCCAAATGCACTAGTGAAACCCAATGCCAATGATGCCCAAGTCCTCATGTGGAGACCCAAACGAGGCCAGCCTTTGATAGTGATACCTCCCAAGTAG